GAGAACGACACTTCATTTGGGCGGATTTTTAGCGCCAAGAAAATATAACGACACTCCACTGGGATGCACAAATCGACGCGCGGGCTGCCAAACGGGTCACTTTTTGATGGCCCTTTTCGCAGCGGTCAAGCACAGTTACGACTTCATCTTGGTAGCAACGCGTAGTTAGAACGTGTCTTTATTAAATGGTTATCAAAACCGTATAGTATATTTCCGGGTAATTGAGATTTTTTACTTACTATCCAGGTAGTGCTCGAGATACATTGCTGTCGCCATTTTCGCTCCCAAAAGTAAAGTCGAAATCACGTGACCTGCAAGATTCTCATTAACTTTTTACAACTTGAAGGAAATATTGAATATCCTGGCGAAGTTACAGTTACTCGATCCCAAATTTTAGTAGAATATACAAGGTACAAATGGGCACGTTTAACAACTAACGAAAGCAACTCAAGTATTTCCTTTACAGCGAAATAAAGATAGAAAAGGTGAAGTTTATAAAAGTCTCTGCTCGAAAATCTCGAGATTTCTCACGCACCTCGCGAGATGTCTAGGGAACTAAATTGCGTACGGTAGGCGTAGTTCATAACGATACAATAGGGCGGTTTAGCAAGCAAGCAAAAAACGTACCTCATCATTGCCGCGCTGTGAGTTGCCTGCTGGGCATGGGGTCATCCTCTCACTGCAGCTTTAGATCGTTTCTATTGATGCACTCACACAAGGCCTGATATGCGACATTCTGAACATCAAGGTTTCCCTCGGCACTTGACCAAGCTGAAGTCGCAGCAGCTTGACGTAACGTAACGTCTGCGAGGGGAGGATCAGTACGTCGACTGACCGTGGTTTGGGGAAGGCTCTGCAGCAAATGGATATACAAACTGTACAGGTAAGTACaggattatttattaacatggGGGTTCCCATACTCCGTCCATACACATCCCTCCAATTACCAAATCATTCGGGTGTGCTCATCTGAAGTTTACGGTGCAATGCTTGAACTAAACTACGCTATTGAAGGAGTCGGCCGCCCCTGCGCTGACGTCATGCGAATCATTGAAATTTGCCTAATTTATGACAATGACATCTACTGTACGGTTTTTACGTTGGATAAGTTAAATGGCAGCGATGTTCCATTCGAGGACAGGGTCCCTCGTATCGCTCtcaaatgataataaaacaGCTCAGCGAAACCACCCAGCGCAAGAATTCAACAATGGGGTTGTTCTCAGTAGTGAGCCGCTGAAAGATAATCAACTTTTTGAAGTGAAAATCGACCGGAAGGTGATAAATTTGCTAAAAACCTCTGTTTTCATTACATGATTTTGACTTTCAAACATCACATGCAAATCACTACATGACATATGATACATACATcatgcatacatacatgtaggccataCGTACATACATGTGATAGGCCTTGCACATATATATTCCACTGCAGTTACATGAAACAATTCGTTAATACATGTCGTAGGTACGCCTACGATTGACGGCATTGCAACTGATCCATTCCAGATAATGAGATATGATGGATCTCGCAAAACGTCATGATTGATTGGTTTCCCAGTCATCACTTAACCGTGTCTCTTCCTTTTAGGTGAATTCATGGAGTGGTTCCATTGAACTCGGTATAACATCATGTGACCCTGGCCGTCTGAACTTTCCAACGAGCGCCACAGGATTTCGGGAGGGGACATGGGTAATGTCAGGGAGCTCTATTCTTAAGGACGGACATTCGTTAATAGAAGAATATGGTCGAGATTTAGATCAGTTAGCGGAAGGCGACCGTGTCGGCGTCTTACGGACGTCTAGTGGATCCTTACATTTCTTTATCAATGGTGCTGATCAGGGTCCGGCTGCTACCGGAATTCCGAACACTGTGTGGGCTGTTGTTGATATGTATGGTAAATGTGCTCAAGTTACGACTGTGGACGACAATAGTAGAGAAATAAGTGAGTAAATTCAGGAGACTTTACTTTACAACATTTTGTTTGCGTCAGGTCTCTGTTTCTAATGCATAGATGAATTTTCAAACGAAACTAAAGGCATCAATTTTCCTTTATCATTTCAATAGGAAGGCTGATGTTCACTAAATCACCCCACAAACAAGGATTTTTGTCACTTTGACAATTACATATGTACCACTGCATTAGTCACAGATCTGGTCGTAGGTTACAGTGATCACAGTTTCTTGTCTCAAATAACAAAGTCGTGTTTGGTCCAATTCGTATTTATTTCTGAATCGATGTTTACTTGTTTTCCAGTGATCTCCAATGAACTAACCAATGAAGCCATAGCTGAGGCGTCGTATATTCATTCCAACGAACGTTTGACTTTTCACGAGCGCTGTGGGAGCCTCGTTAAGCTGAGTAACAACAGGCGCACAGCAGAACGGCGGCGCCCTCTTGATGAATTTAATAATGGTGTCGTCATGACGAACAGACCTATTAAGGATGATGAATTATTTGAGGTGAGAGATAACTATTCGTTCGACTCAAGTGTGTTGTCTGTAGTTCAAATTTTGCCATTCTTTAGCTTTGTAAACAATCAGGGCTTCTCTGTCATCTAAGTTAAGTATCAAAAGTTTAGGGACTGTAATTTAGGTCTTTCTTGCCCATCAATGGATCAATAATGCCTCATTGCGTATAGATTCTGCCTTTTGATTTCAGATTCGCTTAGATCGCCTGGTCGACAAATGGTCTGGTTCAATTGAGGTGGGAATCACCACCCATAATCCTGCCATGCTCGAATTCCCTGCCACCATGACGAACATGCGTTCAGGCATGGATCCATTCCAGATGCAGAATGGTCAGTAATTTGCACTCGTGTTTGCATGTGGGATTGGAAAAGTTAACTAACTGGAGCCATTTTGCAGCTATCACGATAAACGTGATGATTATGTGACCCAACCAACATGAATAACGTGTCTTGATGGGCTTTCCAATTCCACTATGATTTGATGCATGAATGAAAAGAGTTTCAGAATACCTGTAACTCAGCTTCCCAGTCTGATTATTCACAGTATCAGTCTGAGCTAAACATGCTAGAGGAATATCATGGTGTACCAGGGCCTATAGTCCTTAGACTTGGACTAATAGGGCAGTATATTCACCAGACAATATATGTAAGTTCTCTCTTGTTCAGTGTTAGGCTGGCAAGAATCATCTCAGAGTTGTGAGAATATAAAACTTTGTTTTTCAGGTACAATCATGATGAGTGGGTGCGGCATTCTTACCAACGGGAAAGGAACGCGTCGAGAATATGGTGAATTCAACCTTGATGAACTAACGGTAAGGGAATGTCTTCAAGTTTCTTCCTGGCGCAGGAGCCATTGATCTGAAAAGGCTGGTGGATATCTTAAACAGAATGTAATTGTTTTGTTGGCTCATTTCAGGAAGGCGACCGGATAGGTCTGATGAAGAAAGCCAATGGAACACTGCATTACTACATTAACGGCATGGACCAAGGTGTTGCATCCAGTCGCACTCCGGCAATCGTGTGGGGTGTGGTCGATCTGTACGGCATGGCTGTGAAAGTGACCATCATTGATAGCAGCGACCCAGGCTATTCGGAAGAGACGCAGAGTCTCGATCGACGAGTCAACAGCATTTTCCGCCAGTATCGGGATATGTATACAGAACAAGAAAACCATGGTAGGTAGAACAATTACTGTAAACTttagaaaaaaatcgaaaatttcatgatttttctgaGACCTCTTTAAAATGATCCCTTATTTCTGATATTGGGGAATGTTCATACATATCCATCCATTCCGTCTGCTTTCAGATGATAACCATGAGGTTGAAAAGCTATTGTTTCACCCTCATTGTGGATCGCACTGTGCCGTCACCAATGGCCAGAGGACGTCTTACAGGCCAAAGTATGTTCCAAAATCCTCTAGTCTAGCTGCTAAACTCTTGGGGTACTGAAATGTACTCGtacggcatacccctttaaacaaGTTCCATCAATAAATGTTGCATGAAACAAAGAGTTACAGGAAAACCTGCAACTTGATCAGCTTGTTTCTTCAATATCAGTCTGATCTTTGTACATGCTAGATTAAAAATCATGGTGTACCAGGGCCTGTAGTCCTTAGACTTGGACTAATAGGGCAGTATATTCACCAGACACTTACCGATTTGCTCTGTGTCCTGTGTCCCATTGCCAAAAGCCTTTGCCTTAATACTACTTGTAATACAGTAGTAGCAGGGATAAGTGAACAACAAACTGTTGTTGATGCATCTTGCTTTCAATATCCACGAAACATCATCAGGAAATGTATTCTGCGTCTTCATTCCAGTGCAATGGATGATTTCAACAACGGTGTTGTGTTGACCCAGAGAATCCTTCGGTCAAGTGAGATGTTCGAAGTTCGCATTGATAAAATAATTGACAAGTGGGCAGGGTCTATAGAGATCGGTGTGACAACTCACACACCGATGGGACTTGATTTCCCATCGACGATGACGAATATTCGCTCTGGGACTTGGATGATGACAGGCAATGGCGTCATGCATAACGGAACAACGACCATCGACGACTATGGTCAGAATCTCGATCGGCTGAAGGTTAGGTTCAGAAAACAACTCTTGATGTTGATTCGTTTCAAAGAGGTTCAAAGATGTTGATTAGTTTAGTTTCTCTCAGTTGCAGTCATTTTAGCATCATGCAGTCATGATCTCAAGAATTGATCGTTATGTCGTGAAGATTCTATCTGTGGTTGTTTTTGCAGGTTGGTGATCGTGTGAGCGTGTCTAGGAAGGAGGATGGAACTCTACACTTCTATGTCAACTCCGTCGACCAGGGGGCGGCTGCTACCAATGTCCCCGCCAATGTTTACGGTGTGATTGATCTCTATGGACAGGCATCGCAGGCCACTATTGTTGATCAGACTGGCACATGTGAGTTGGTTTAGATTGATTCCAACCTAGTTTCTCACTGCTGCTAATTCACTCGAGTATCTTTTCTGACTGTTTCAACGCATCAAGCCAACCCACGCACACGTAACAACAAAATTGGCGTCGGTGCAAAAGATCACATtatgatgatgttgttatttcaaatttcagttGATATGGAGAGTCCAGCTGAAGCAGTTGGTGTTACAGAAGCTGTTTCAGACTCGTCTGAGGAATTGCTATTCCATCACCTTCACGGGAAGAATGCCACCATCCTAAGTGGAGGGAAGACAGCATCTCGACCTAACGCCTGCGGCGAATTCAACGATGCTATTGTGATGAGTAATCGGTCGTTACGTGATAATGAGTTGTTCGAGGTGATGATTGAGCGCATGGTGGACCGGTGGTCGGGCTCAATAGAGGCAGGTGAGTCAAAACATGAGTATACACAATGGAACCCCCCTTAGCAGGTAGTGAAAGGATTAAGACTATAATTGTGTGGTCTCTGATATCACATTATTTTGAGCTAATCATCTTTCAGGTGTTTCACTCATCAGACCAGAGGAGATTGACTTTCCTAACACCATGACAGATATCGACTATGACACTTGGATGCTCAGTGGATCTGCAATCATGCAAGATGGTTCAACAGTTCGCAACGGTTACGCATGCGACCTGGACAGTCTTGCGGTTTCGTCAAGAATCGGCATGATGAGGCGCTCGGATGCCACGTTACATTATTTTGTTGACGGTGTTGACCAGGGAGTTGCATGTACAGATATACCCCGAGGTAGGTGCAGTCAATTCATCGGGCACCAAACATGTTCCTCCTAACGTTGATTGAGCAATCGGGAAGTCTCGCCCTGTAAAGCACAAAATGTGACTAGAGATGGCCAGTTAGCCAATGTGAAACATTCTTATGGGATGAATTGAAAGTGATAGTTTCTCAATATTGCAGGTGTTTATGCTGTTATGGACTTGTATGGTCAGTGTGCCCAGGTGACCATCACAAATGGGTCCGGTGTGCAGCCACAGGAGGTTAACCATgtctccagcactgaggtgacACCTCATCAGTGCGTGACCACCTCGGGCATGAATGGCATCAGCCATCGGTTTAGTCAATGTTGTGGAAAAAACGTGGCGTTAAAGAACAACTGCTGCTCTGCTCAAAGAACGAAGAACTTTAACCACGGGCTCTTGTTCAGCTGTGATCCTCTCAGagccaatgaaatatttgagGTAGGTTTATCTTCAGTTGGTGGGTTGCCTTTGAGAAAGTTTTCAAATATAAGATTTTCTCCCCCAAGTCTAGCCAACTGTGAAGCATTTGCTTGCGAACCCATtatacactatacatgtaaagcCAGACTCCATGCTTCTGAATATCAACAGTTTTGCTGGATGTTCTGCATGTGACCCCTTCGAGAGACGACTCCATTCTGCAAACTGAGTTGTTTGATATCAGACTAACCCAAGACCCTAACTTTAACGATGTCAGACTTGCCTTTCAGATCAAAATTGACCAAGTGGCTAACCAGTGGTCTGGGTCTCTACAGATCGGCTTGACAGCGATGGCCGTGTCAAATAGTTCGCCCGTATCAAATGTGCCATCTTCAGCTCTAGAACTGAAAGCTAAATCTGCGTGGATCATTGCTGGTTCAGAAGTGAAGAAGAATGGTGTGACTATTAAGGAGAATTACGTGCCTTCTCTGGAGAGACTGGAGGTAAGGCGCCCCAAAACGTCGATGATGCGACCATAAATGTTTGTTTGCGGTGATCATTGCTGCGGCAATAAGACCTGCGATAGAATCCAGAGACAATCTGGGCGGTCACCCAAGTTCACTGTGGTTTCCCTACTCTTACATTTTAACTGAGTCGAAAGTGCAGCTGCAAATTTGTTTCTCAAGGTACTTAGGGAACTTGTTAATGTTGAATCTTTCCCTGCAGGTGGGTAACCGCGTTGGTATCAAACGGTGCTCGGATGGCACGATGCATATCTACATCAACGGTGAGGACATGGGCATAGCAGCTACCAATATACCTAAGGTAATCTTGCCAAAGAATTCTCATCACTCTGAAAGCTGTGCATGTAATCAGCTTAAAACCGCATGCAGGATGATATTCTCTCTCAACAGTCTACCACATAATGATATGTGCAATGCCCTTGACTTAGAAGACATTATACCTGCCTACGCCTTTGAGGAATTGATTCCAAACTGGATGTTTCGGTTTGGCTGTCTCACAAAACATCACCAATTGGTCTGTAACTATTGTACAGTTAAAAGCAGGTtcaatttttctttcagaatgcCTTTGCTGTAATAGATTTGTACGGTAGAATAGAGGGCGTGACCATAACGAGTTCATCCTTTCAAGATGCCCTCAATTCCTCACGGCCACCCTCGATACATTCGGAGAGTACCTACGAATCAAATGAGGTGAGCTATTCATATTCCTTAAAAAGTAGTATCAGTCGTTATGAGCCGAGGGGGAAAGAAACAATTTTCAGGACGTTGTTACCCCATCATCTCACTGTAATTTGAGCCCTTGCCCCCAAAGGGCTAGGAAGATCATTGTCATTCCTAATTGTCATAATCTTTTTTTCAGCGGGAACAAGATTTAGACACAGCCAACAGTATACAGGTAGAACTccatggtaaccatggtaaaaACATTCTCCTTAGCAACAAGAATCTCACAGCCAATAGGACAGCAAGTTATAATCAAGGAATGGTGGTCAGTAGTCGGCCGTTACCAAGGAACTATATATTCAGGGTAAGGAGAACTGTTGTACCTCATGAGAATTGAACCCGTGACCTCGGCTCAGAGGTGACACTGTCGTCTATTATCGATATtgggtgaagtagaaggaaaccGTAGACCCCGGTGGAAACCTACGAGTCCTATGTCTGTAATTGGAACCCATCGGCAAAAAGTATGGCTATGAAGCATTGTTTTGGAGTTTTTTGAAGCTGAAAGACTCTTTATGGTTCATTTCAGGTTAGAATAGATACTCTAGATCTTCAGTGGACGTCCTCCCTAGTGATTGGTGTCATCGGCTTTCAGCCCGATAAATTCACTTTGCCCGTATCCGCTGTTGGCATGAAGCGGCCGTCTTGGATGATCCAGGGTGATTCCTTATTCCACTGTGGGGTAAAGGTAAGCAATTTGTCACTCTATCTGTCAATGTTAAGCTAGAGTAGTTTGAGCCTACTGATCGGTCCTTGGAAAGCATTGAGGAGCTCTCTCAAATACAGAAACGCAAATGTGatgacattttccattttccagGTAAAGGAGCGCTATGGTCCAAACCTCGACAGTCTGCAGATAGGTCATGTGATAGGGGTCATGGTCGACGACGACAGCGCGCTACATTTATACGTAAACGGCGTCGACCAAGGGGTTGCAGCGAAAGAGATTCCGAGTGTGTGTTACGCGGTGGTTGACCTGTACGGGCAGTGTGATCAGGTCACCGTGGTGA
The sequence above is a segment of the Lineus longissimus chromosome 12, tnLinLong1.2, whole genome shotgun sequence genome. Coding sequences within it:
- the LOC135496751 gene encoding neuralized-like protein 4 produces the protein MAAMFHSRTGSLVSLSNDNKTAQRNHPAQEFNNGVVLSSEPLKDNQLFEVKIDRKVNSWSGSIELGITSCDPGRLNFPTSATGFREGTWVMSGSSILKDGHSLIEEYGRDLDQLAEGDRVGVLRTSSGSLHFFINGADQGPAATGIPNTVWAVVDMYGKCAQVTTVDDNSREIMISNELTNEAIAEASYIHSNERLTFHERCGSLVKLSNNRRTAERRRPLDEFNNGVVMTNRPIKDDELFEIRLDRLVDKWSGSIEVGITTHNPAMLEFPATMTNMRSGMDPFQMQNGTIMMSGCGILTNGKGTRREYGEFNLDELTEGDRIGLMKKANGTLHYYINGMDQGVASSRTPAIVWGVVDLYGMAVKVTIIDSSDPGYSEETQSLDRRVNSIFRQYRDMYTEQENHDDNHEVEKLLFHPHCGSHCAVTNGQRTSYRPNAMDDFNNGVVLTQRILRSSEMFEVRIDKIIDKWAGSIEIGVTTHTPMGLDFPSTMTNIRSGTWMMTGNGVMHNGTTTIDDYGQNLDRLKVGDRVSVSRKEDGTLHFYVNSVDQGAAATNVPANVYGVIDLYGQASQATIVDQTGTFDMESPAEAVGVTEAVSDSSEELLFHHLHGKNATILSGGKTASRPNACGEFNDAIVMSNRSLRDNELFEVMIERMVDRWSGSIEAGVSLIRPEEIDFPNTMTDIDYDTWMLSGSAIMQDGSTVRNGYACDLDSLAVSSRIGMMRRSDATLHYFVDGVDQGVACTDIPRGVYAVMDLYGQCAQVTITNGSGVQPQEVNHVSSTEVTPHQCVTTSGMNGISHRFSQCCGKNVALKNNCCSAQRTKNFNHGLLFSCDPLRANEIFEIKIDQVANQWSGSLQIGLTAMAVSNSSPVSNVPSSALELKAKSAWIIAGSEVKKNGVTIKENYVPSLERLEVGNRVGIKRCSDGTMHIYINGEDMGIAATNIPKNAFAVIDLYGRIEGVTITSSSFQDALNSSRPPSIHSESTYESNEREQDLDTANSIQVELHGNHGKNILLSNKNLTANRTASYNQGMVVSSRPLPRNYIFRVRIDTLDLQWTSSLVIGVIGFQPDKFTLPVSAVGMKRPSWMIQGDSLFHCGVKVKERYGPNLDSLQIGHVIGVMVDDDSALHLYVNGVDQGVAAKEIPSVCYAVVDLYGQCDQVTVVRDDDVSQPPSPPDQREKADMVEGVKEKICPPIEINQIKNCEYQKMCTRYKVSLGLPDGYFNSDFNICFCETCHKIRGDEAYVRQGDPPKEYGVPFGWCRFALRMPAKADAMNVFEKWHVAYHGTQVGAIRKILDCGQLHTPSDVMGSALLAPQPTYFSEKKKPDDCDLKQIVVSPTTNYAACDIFAPKHEFRDPKTRKTHHTRLLFQVLIKPGSYRVEPQSIGANEQIDSRFNNNELEWSTKERGATILSGLLIKVD